A segment of the Gossypium hirsutum isolate 1008001.06 chromosome D10, Gossypium_hirsutum_v2.1, whole genome shotgun sequence genome:
tttcatcaCTGATTTTCAATTTAACCTTATAGAACAaggaatttcttttaaattttctcaacaactaaattaaaatgaagaattGAAATACAATTCTAAACGAGAGAGACAAAAAAAAGAGATTAGAGACcactcaataaaaaaaatatttaaggattttttttagcattttaagAGCTtcatttatttctaaaaaaaaaggaaatgagaaggttaattccaattttttttttcacgagaTACAACtcaaaatttctaattatttatttttacggATTTGACCATAATGGAAATTAATCACATTAGTAAGAATATATGCCGAAACGATTCCTGATTGGGTTTCAACTATTGGTAAATTAAGCAATCATATTTCCTTCACCTAACTGAGAACTTGATTTAACAACTCTTTTTTAAAAGGCGCGAAtgcaaatacaaaacatatcctAGATAAATTTCATGACTCGACACGCAGTTAGAGCCCATGGGCTCCTCCCAATGCTTGGGAGCTTGTAATTTTATGTTCTATTTCACTCCTAACAAAAGTTCTTTTCATCATTTTCTCGTGATATTATTTCACTATAAGTCACTTAAGAGTACTTAGCTTTGCAAGGTGGTCTTTACTGATTCACACAATATTTTGGCCCATAAGCTAGTGATATTTTCGACTACCAGATTATTTGcttcaacaataattaaataatttttaaaaaaatctaaaaagttAATAAACATAAATTCTAATATTAGGACAATAAATATGGGCCAAAATCACCgaataaaacccaaaaaatattttaaaatcgaaTCATACTATCTTTtagctgttttttttttcttcagttTACTGTTTTTTATCTATTCGTAATTATTCTCTTTACTCGTCATTAGCCAAATCATTAGATGAATCCAAATAAATTCTGATAACATTTCTTGCAGTATTTAATGAATCATTAAAGTATTAAACTAAATAAACAGCCTGCATCCAGAATTCACATATTCCTCAAATATTAATCCTAAACttgaacatgaaattgaaattCCAACGAGCAGCAGCATCATTCTCCTCCATTAAGGGTTAGGGTTCTTCCGAAAAAATTATTATCCAAATAAATCAccatgtaaatattaaatagggatatatgtttgatattttttaaaaatttatcatatatttgaAGAGTCATCGGACACAGATGGCGTAAATGAAGACTTCATGATACATGATGTTAGAGTAAGAGCTCCTACCATCACCATCACCAGCAAAGTAATCAACAAGGGCTCAGCATCCTAAAGAGATGAGCATGATACAGCAGATTTTCTTTAGCATAAAGCTCAGCCATGGTTGTATGTTGTTTGCTGAATATATTCCTTTTTATCTAAATATTGAAAAACATATGTTATTTTCAATGGATTCAAATCATAGATTTAAATGGTAATTGATATTCTCTGCATTCCATCACAATGCCACATATTACATCTACACTCCATCTTAAAAGCATGTGGAATAAGATCCTTgattgaaatattaaaacaatacgATGtgtacaataataaaatatattatatttaaaaaaattagagtaaactataaaatagtcacttttgtttgtttcagattatattttagtcacttatgtttgaaatgttacgttatcgttttattacgaagtagtcactctaccattaatatccgttacctccctaacggcggTCCTACGTGACAGTCTAAAtaggttttaaatgtcaacttagaTGTCTTACGTGGTaatacaaattaaatttatttaattaaaaacctattttcatttgAGCAATTGGACATCCAAAttggtatttaaaactcatttgaatTGTCACGTAGGACTGCTGTAACAGAGCGGAGTTTAACAGTTAAATGATCATGtcgtaataaaataataacgtaaatgactaaaatatatataatctgaagtgattatttttataatttatttatgtttacgAATACAAACTGTATCTGAatcttactaaaaaaaattagtaaaatgaaaatgaaatatttcTTAGTTGTGGCATTGGGTTTCCATTTTTAGTGATGTTATAGTGACACCTATCCATTTTTTGGGTGGTGTTAGTGACACGTAAAACTTTGATtgttttgtctttttattttcatttggcATCTTCACTGTGCCCCCATTGCTACTTTCCAGCCTAAAAGATTAAAgtttgaaaaattaaaagattatttCATTAATAAGGTTAAAAAAGAAGCAACCTATAGAGAAAATTTGATgggaaatttaaatattttacagtCCTCAATCTCGAGCTTTGTTCAAACCACAACACTTAAAAGAACTATTCACATACATCAATATCAATGTAAAAATTTGGAAACGTTATCAGAAACGCCAGAACTGTTGGCGGAGGAAGTGTGAAATACAAGTTGGTAGGTTCTTTTATTCTATTTACTTTTTATAATCTGGTGCATCCTTTTACTTGACCCAATGACAGCTAAATTGTttcacttttaaaattttgatttcttgTTGAATAAATATCGAGAAACTAAGACACCAGACCAGACCAGACCAGTTTCTGGGAGAAACAAGGGAGTCGTTGAGTTCCGAGTTTATGTAAAAATACCATGAATCGGCTTTCTCAAGGCTTGCCTTTAATGGGTGCTCATCAAGGGAACCAGGTTGAAGATTACAGAGAGGGACGAACGAGCCACGACAACTCCAACAAGAGCCAGCAGCAGCATCGACCTCCTCGAGAAAGTTATCAGAGCTCTGTTGATCTTCAACAACAGCATCGGCCTCCTCGGGAAACTTATAAGAGTTCCGATCATATTCAACAACAGCATCCACCTCCTCAAGATATTTATCAAAGTTCCGATCATCTTCAACAACAGCATCGGCCTCCTCGGGAAACTTATAAGAGCTCAGATCATATTCAACAACAGCATCAGCCTCCTCGGGAGAGTTATCAGAGTTCCGATCATCTTCATCAACAACAGCGTCAGCCTCCTCGGGAAAGTTATCAGAGTTCCGATCATCTTCATCAACAACAGAGTCAGCCTCCTCCGGAAAGTTATCAGAGTTCCGATCATTTTCAACAACAGCAATATCACCCTCGAGAAAGTTATCAGGATTCGGAACATCTTCAACAACGGCATCGGCCACCTCGAGAAAGTTATCAGTGTTCCAATCATCTTCAACAACAGCTACAGCCTTCGGAAAGTTATCATCAGAGTTTCAATCATCTTCAACAGCAGCAGCATCAGCCTCGGGAAAGTTATCAGAGCTCCGATCATCTTCCTCCTCGAGAAAGTTATCAAAATTCCGATCATCTTCAGCAACAGCAGGCTCCAGTTATCAAAGGATATGCAACAAAAGATGATTCTTCTTCTTTGATTAACAAAGTTGCCTCTGATCATCAGTTGCCTTCAGTTATCGATCCTTCAAAACATGTTCATCGTCCTAGTGGTTATCAGAGTTCCCATTCTCCGACACCTCGGGTTAAGCCTCCTTCCACCCATGACCCGAATTCCATTCTCATGAACCCTAAACCTCGTAGTCTGCTGTATCATGAAGAGTATGCAATGACCCATGGAAATACAGCAGATGATTCAGCCGAAGCGGAGAACAAAAATGTTAAAGTAAAGAGAACCCATACTAATAAACCACAGTCTTCATCCTGTTGCCAGTGATACAACCTTTATATTGTCTGAAAACACCATCCTACAGGTGAAGTTATGCGTAATAGGTATGTGTGTTCATTTATGTGTACAATAAATTTAAGATATGTAATAAAAGTCTAAttcttttggttaaattttgctattattattatcttttaagttgtgcatttaatttttatattttaatttgcattgtgagtaatatgtgaaactAGCAATCTTATATAACATTACACATGTGGTGATTTGTTTGTCACATCGAATTCTAAAAATAACAGGACTTGCTGAATTTAACAactataatttaatcaaaatttattagaatatacccataccccatacctttcccatacctacccatactttggaaaggtcaaagttatgggcaccaaatatttatttagtgttgggcatgggaaaatagcaatttttggtccctaagtgaatagtgactttacaaggtggcccttgaatctcaactataaataggccaaccattgctcattctcatcatcccacatttgccattctctacttaaggcattgttctctctccctatttgtaaagtttcacttgtattttggagtgaaatatatttggtagtgcccgaggacgtaggcaagatttgccgaacctcgttaaattttggtgttctttactatttaatgttcatattttgtgagtgtgattgtagtgatttattgtgctattaaattacgatagagggatattctggctaggaaagacttggtacttaagtgatcctcgtgattcacctctctttcctgggaattgaacttagtgtgattttttagtacaataattttactctttcacacgcttccgcgcaacaattggtatcagagcaaggttcgtacttggggaatacgaccatttacggcactattcacgtatacggcactattcacgtatacagtactattcacgtatacggcactattcacgtatatagtactgttcacgtatacagtagttgggattgaggagaaaaatggcagcagcatcgtcatcagcaaggactactgtgacaaatgcaaaatttgaagtagagaaatttgacggtaccaataattttggtatgtggcagtgtgagatcctggatgtcttatgtcagcaagagctggatatagcccttgaagaaaaacctgacaagatggatgacaaggagtgggccaagatcaatagacaggcgtgtggtacaatccgcctatgtttggccaaagagcagaagtactccgtcatgagtgagacatcagcgaagaagctgtgggatacattggaagaaaagtttctaacgaaaagtcttgaaaataggctttatatgaaaaagaaactttatcgattcacgtatgcacccggtatgtcgatgaatgaccatatgaactcattcaataaaattttagcagacttgctaaatttggatgagaaatttgaagatgaagacaaggcattattattgttgaattcccttcctgatgaatatgatcatcttaccaccacattgcttcatgggaaggacacgatcacatttgatgcagtctgtagtgcgttgtatagatctgagactcgaaagaaagataaaagagatcacagagatacaaccgcagaagtcttaacagtaagaggtcgttcacacagcagcaaacctggtagaaggggtaagtccaaagggagacccgccaaagatgaatgtgccttttgtcgtgagaaagggcattggaaaaagaattgtcctaagttacaaaagggcaagtctatttctaatgcatgtgtagcggagcatgatgaggagtcagactttagcttggttggcatggcaatggcatgtcaaacggatgagtggatattggattcggaatgtacttaccatatgtgtcctaataaggactggttttctagtcttgaagaactagaaggtggagttgtttttatgggcaatgatagtgccagtaagacaatgggtgtaggtacaatcaaattgaagaaccatgacggctcaatccaagttctgacagatgttcgctatgtacccagcttgaagaaaaatctcatctcattaggggccctagaatctaaagggttcacaatcactttgagagatggattactaaaggtagtagctggggtattgacggtgatgaaaggcactagaagaaataacttgtactatttaaatggaagtacagttattggatcaacatcaacagcttctgcgaaagatgcagattcagaggctaccaggttatggcataggcgattgggacatgctggtgaaaaagctttgcagactttggcgaagcaaggcttgttgaaaggtgcaaattcttgcaaattggaattctgtgaacattgtgttctgggcaagcagacgagggtaaaatttggttcagcaattcacaatacgaaaggaattctggactacgttcacagtgatgtgtggggacctaccaaagtggcttctttgggaggtatgcactattttgtcacttttcttgatgattattcaagaaaagtatgggtgtatctaatgaaaagaaaaagtgaagttttggatgcatttctgaagtggaagaagatggtggagactcagactggtcgaaaggtcaaacgacttcgatcagataatggtactgagtacaaaaacgatccatttctacaagtatgccaagatgagggcattgtgcgacacttcactgttcgagatacaccacagcagaatggggtggcagaacgcatgaatcggactatactggagaaagttcgatgtatgttgtccaatgctggattgggcaaggaattttgggctgaggcagttacatatgcgtgccatctaattaaccgattgccatcagctgcaataaatggaaaaactcctatggagatgtggactggtaaacctgctactgattatgattctttacatgtttttggttccactgcatattatcatgtaaaagaatctaagttagacccaagagcaaagaaagcattattcatgggtataactggtggtgtaaaaggataccgtctctggtgtcctgatacaaggaagattgttttcagtagagatgtaacttttgatgaatcaaccatgatgaagaacgaggattcacaaaaggatgacaaaaccagtagtactttgcagcaggtggagtttgaaaaggttaatgatgatccagctaatattgaaagaacaaatgatgaagaggtttcgacccaagaacttctacagcaacaagattcaattgcatataggaggccaagaagagagattcgtaagcctgctcgctttgacgatatggtggcctatgcacttccaattgcagatgatgatgttccttccacttacacagaagcaataagtaaccctgatggtgtaaagtggaagcaagcaatgaatgaagaaatgcagtctcttcataaaaataagacctgggagttggtgacactacccaagggaaagaaggcaattggatgcaaatgggtatatgcaaagaaggaaggatttcctggtaaaaatgaaattcgatacaaggctagattggtagcaaagggttacgctcagaaagaaggaatagactacaatgaagtgttttctccagttgtgaagcattcgtctattcggattttgctagccttggttgcgcaatatgatcttgaactagttcagcttgatgtgaagaccgcgtttttacacggtgatttggaagaggaaatctatatgactcagccagatggattcaaggttgctggaaaagaaaattggatttgcaaactgacaaagtcgctttatggattgaagcaatctccgaggcagtggtacaagcgatttgatcagttcatgaaagggcaaaggtacacaagaagtaaatttgatcattgcgtgtattttcagaagctacaagaaggaactttcatatacttgctcttatatgttgatgatatgctaatagcatctaagagcaaagttgagattgaaagattgaagactcaactcaatctcgagtttgagatgaaagatctaggagaagctaaaaagattctcggcatggaaatatgtagagatagagctcatggcagagttagcttgtctcagaagcagtatttgaagaaagtactacagcagtttggtatgaacgagcagaccaaacctgtaagtaccccgttggcttctcatttcaagctttctgcacaactatctcctttgacgaatacggaacaagaatacatgttgcaagttccgtattctaatgcagtgggtagcttgatgtatgcaatggtgtgtacaagacccgacatttcacaggcagttagtatagtgagcaggtatatgcataatcctggaaaaggacattggcaagctgtgaaatggattctacggtatattcagaagaccgtggatgttggattactgttcaagcaggataatacacttggtaaaggtgttattgggtacgttgattctgactatgccggtgatttggacaagcgaagatcaaccaccggttatgtgtttacacttgctggaggaccaataagttggaagtctacactacagtctacagttgcattgtcaaccacagaagccgagtacatggctgtaacagaggctgtaaaggaggctgtttggttacaaggtatggctaaaaccttggggttggttcaggagcatattaacgtgtattgtgatagtcaaagtgctattcatttagcaaagaatcaagtctatcatgcacgtacaaaacatatcgacgtacgattccattttgtgcgggaaattattgaagaggggaaaatttgtcttcagaagatcaagactgcagataatcccgcagatatgatgaccaaggtggtaacagcaaccaagttcgaacattgtttgaacttgattaatatcctgcaagtttaacagttgaagaaggcactatcaagtattgttgtcaaaagcagaaagaattgtgtgaagataagattatcctaatcaaatcttcaaggtggagattattagaatatacccataccccataccttgcccatacctttcccatacctacccatactttggaaaggtcaaagttatgggcaccaaatatttatttagtgttgggcatgggaaaatagcaatttttggtccctaagtgaatagtgactttacaaggtggcccttgaatctcaactataaataggccaaccattgctcattctcatcatcccacatttgccattctctacttaaggcattgttctctctccctatttgtaaagtttcacttgtattttggagtgaaatatatttggtagtgcccgaggacgtaggcaagatttgccgaacctcgttaaattttggtgttctttactatttaatgttcatattttgtgagtgtgattgtagtgatttattgtgctattaaattacgatagagggatattctggctaggaaagacttggtacttaagtgatcctcgtgattcacctctctttcctgggaattgaacttagtgtgattttttagtacaataattttactctttcacacgcttccgcgcaacaaaattagaattttaaaattcgaaaaataaagagactaaaaatgattaaattaaagtataaagacgAAATTCGTCACTTAAAAgagactaataacaaaatttaaccggTTTCTTTTGTTGATCCATATGCACTATTCTCATGTActtgataatataaaattatatgaaattaaagtataCAGGTTAAATTCTTAATTTGAAAATAGTAGAAGGACCAAAATCAGAATTTAAACTTATTTGAATAAGTGTCAAATATAAGCTTCTGAAGggtcatttaaaatatttttattctttaatttatttctttacaaCATGGTCACTTTATTCTTGGTTCTTCGCATGAAGCAATGACATTAAATTATTTCATCTTctttttactttaaaattcttaTATTTCATGTTCAATAAACATCAAAGAAACTAAAGAGTAAAGACCAAACCAGATCAATAGGCCTGTGAGAGAAAAAACAGGGGAGTTTGCCTTCAATGGATGCTCATCAATGGAATCAAGTTGAATATTACAGCGAGGGACGAACATCGATGATTCGAACGAGCAGCGATAATGCCAACGAAAGCCGGCAGCATCGGCCGCTTCCTGTTCCAAACGTCGATCATCTtcaacaacagcagcagcagaCTCCGGCTATGGTCGCATCTTCAGAAGGGTATCCGTCGAAAGATGATGATTCTGAGAGTGATGGGAGTTTCGAGTCTTCCAGGAAATCCGAAAAGGATTGTGTTTCAAATGATCAGAGAATTTTCGAGCCTAAACCACAGCAGCCGACTCGCGTGGAAGAAAAGTGCTACCAATCTAAGCAATCGTTACCATCGGTTGCGGCTCAGTCTCCTCCGAAAGCGGGTGAACGGAGTTCTCCGAGCTTTAACCAGCCCCAACAATGGCAGACTTCAGATAGGGTTAATCCTCCTACAAGACATCCTAGTGGTTCTACTTCTCAGAGTTCCCATTCTGCAGCACCTATTAAAGCACATTCAAACACAGGGTATACACGTTTACCTTCAGTTGAGGCTCCTTCGGCACGTGTTCCTTTGAAGGTCGACCCGATTCCGATGAGCTATAATCCTCGTCCGCCGCATCCGGACGAGGAGGGAATGGCCTATCGTGGAGAAACAACGGCACCCGAAGATGAAATCACACCTGCAACTGCCGATTCTATCGAAGCGTCACCTAAAAATGTTGCAGTGAAAAGAAAAACATCACCACCACCATCATCTTCACCACCTTGTTGCTGCATCTCGTAGCATCATAAGTCGAGTGTTGTCAAAGCTGCAAAAAACCGTACTTGCCCAAGTAAAAGGGTAatttgtgtgtgtgtatgtgtgtataaTAAGCTTAAAAGCTCCGTTACCagttatataaaaaatgaattcaTCACTCAAATAACGTCAATGGCAAAAACTATAACATCTTATACAATAAATACCCATAATAAACGATATTGTGCAAccatgaaaagaaagaaaaggtttaCATAGCAAACTGAAAATAAGTAAAATCAATTGGATCGAATtcgatattattcaaatttgaattttatagGTGAAGAAAAAACATGAAAATGCTGACTGAATTTGACTTATCCcgatatgaaaaataaaaacttttcaacCATTGAATCAGAAGAAAAATGTACTCAAACATGTTTGAATCcataatttattatcttttattttataagcaaagttaattaattttttttataaattttaaaatttattgttacttatttttctttaatatatatatatatctatatttgcTTATGTATATctgtatataatatatttttactaGATTTGTTCATGGATTGGGCTATCCACCCAGGTTCGAAGATTTGTCCGAAATTTGAgaaggtttgggtaaaaaaaaataggccagtttaaaatatgagtcaggcTTGAACTTgaacttgaacattcaaggcttgagctcggcccgacccattttaagtttataatactttgtattatgttatttttatatattatgtaatttagaacacattaaaaaaataagcctataataaatatataattctactctaatgtaaacattaaaataatattaagatgaccatataaaaattttcaataaatagaaaatgtataaaattattaatatttatattattttgttttaatatttaatgattatttCATGTCAACCCTTCAAACATACCCTTTGATGCATTTTACACAATCTGCACAaaaacaatccaaaaacataGCTCAACATGTCATCTTATAAGCCAAACACATAGCTTAACATAATACTCCACATTCATGCACATATAAGTTACATGAGACAAGGGTTAAACCAAACTATCATTCCCAAGTTCCCATTCATTTCATACAACACCTATGTACACATCACATAATCtaagataaaatgataataataaaaaagctaCCAAATCAAAGTATTGGATTGTGTAAGCTCCAAGGCAATCTGATCAATAAGTCTCACAAGCGTATGAACTatagaaaatgaaaacaaaaatagagTGAGCAATTTGAATGCTTACTAAGTCATGGACATAAAACATTAACGTACCTCATTTTACACTTATACACAATAAATTACTCAACTTGACAATTAAACCTAAACATAGAGTAATATAATTCCACAATGTTggtttaattcttgatctataaaataattcattttaatttttcaacttcAAATGCTTAGTAACATCCTATTATAAGCATATGACagattaatttcaaatttttgaatgttccctaaagttttttattttattcaatttagtccttaaaaccgaAATTACCATATTTTCCAAATTTGAGCCTAGATTTCAAAATCGATCTCAATTACAGaaaattcataccaatttcaaaatatttttcaaaactaacactttagtccttatgttcaaaactaataattttcactttacaaattagtcctttttcatatctaaaatttacgaaaaacaaaattttaattcatgCAAGGACCGAATAGCTTAACACTTCATCAATGGTTTTCTAGGTTTTCCTTAGCTCAAAcggttgaacaaaaaaaaaatgacaaCTTTAAGTTGTTTTTTATATCTTAATTAGTttttcaattaatcaaaattaagttaattaacctATAAGCTTAATTAACATGTGATAGTGGATTACAATCGACATCCACACCGTTTGACTTAAATATAACGGTCCAATTGTTCAATTGGTCctccaattaattaaaaatttataacaattaattttattatttttacaatttaatccttatacattAATTAACTACCCGATTAACAAAATTAATAGCCAAACTTTAATTAGATTTCATACTAACCTcgtacatattaaaataatatttatgaactcgaAGATTGAAAATAGAATTTTGAAACCACCGTTTTCAACACCACTGACTTTCGGGTTGTTACACAACGTCTATGATTTCATTCTTGAAACTCAAATTTAACGTAATTTAATATTCTGAACTTAAGATTTATTACACCATAATAGTCTTACAATTttctatttgttatgaatatcttattaagtggatgtccatcctgatcaagataaagtttgaATG
Coding sequences within it:
- the LOC107930678 gene encoding putative cyclin-dependent serine/threonine-protein kinase DDB_G0272797/DDB_G0274007; this encodes MNRLSQGLPLMGAHQGNQVEDYREGRTSHDNSNKSQQQHRPPRESYQSSVDLQQQHRPPRETYKSSDHIQQQHPPPQDIYQSSDHLQQQHRPPRETYKSSDHIQQQHQPPRESYQSSDHLHQQQRQPPRESYQSSDHLHQQQSQPPPESYQSSDHFQQQQYHPRESYQDSEHLQQRHRPPRESYQCSNHLQQQLQPSESYHQSFNHLQQQQHQPRESYQSSDHLPPRESYQNSDHLQQQQAPVIKGYATKDDSSSLINKVASDHQLPSVIDPSKHVHRPSGYQSSHSPTPRVKPPSTHDPNSILMNPKPRSLLYHEEYAMTHGNTADDSAEAENKNVKVKRTHTNKPQSSSCCQ